The DNA sequence CTGGCAGATGGCGTCGCTCTCACGGATGTTGGCCAGGAACTTGTTGCCCAGGCCGGCACCCTCGGAGGCGCCCTTGACGATCCCGGCGATGTCGACGAACGTCACCGGGGCGGGCACGATCTTCTCCGAGCCGAAGATCTTGGCCAGCTCGTCCAGGCGGGGATCGGGCAGGGCGACCACCCCCTCGTTGGGTTCGATGGTCGCGAACGGGTAGTTCGCCGCCAGCACCTCGTTACGGGTCAGCGCATTGAACAACGTCGATTTTCCGACGTTGGGTAGTCCGACGATTCCCAGATTCAAGCCCACGGAGTCCACAGTCTGCCAGATGTGATCGCCACGCCCCCGAGCGCTGGCGGCGTCTGATTGCCCGAGCCGGTACGGTCGACGTGTGTCAGGACAGCGCGCGCGGCCGTCGGTGGCGGCCGACAACCGGTCTGCGCACCCCAACATTCCCGGTGTTCCGTGGTGGGGTGCCGTCCTGATCGCTGTCGTCGCATCCGCTGCCGGCTTCGCCGTCGACGCCGGTTCCGGCAACGGGGAACTGACCGCGGTGTTCGCCACGCTGTTCGTGCTCGGTTGTCTGGCCGCGGTGCTCGCGGTGCGGCGCAACGGACTGTTCACCGCCGTCATCCAGCCGCCGCTGATCTTGTTCGTGGTGGTGCCCGGGGCCTATTTCCTGATGCACCGCGACTCGATCGAAGGGCTCAAGGACATCCTGATCAACTGCGGTTACCCGCTGATCGAGCGGTTCCCGCTGATGTTCTTCACCTCCGCCGCGGTGCTGCTGATCGGCCTCGCCCGCTGGCACCTCGGTCAGGCGTCCGGTCAGCCGACGGGCCAGTCGGCCAGCCGCGACGACACCGGTACCGCCAGCCGGCCCGCGCGTGGTGCGACGGCTAAGGCAGGTCGTCTGCCGGCGATGGTCGCCGCGGTGTTCGGCGGCCGGTCGGCCGCCACGGCCACAGCAGCCAAGGCGGCCACGACCGCCAAGGCCACCGGAGACGAGGCGCCCCCGAGGCGCCGCCGCCAGCAGGACCGCCGCTCCGCCTCAGCGCAACGCTCGGCATCCCGCTCGGCGCGCGGCGATCGCCAGCGCTCCAAACCCGCCGCCCGCCGACCCCGGCCCGACGAGACCGACATCATCGAGCAGGTGGCCACCGACCGTCCCCGCCGGCGCCGGCCGCGTCCGGAGGACGCACCGCCGCCGGATCAACGGCGCCGGACCAGGAGCACCTCGGCCCGCGAGCCCCGCCGGGCCGCGCCGGACAACGACCGTCGGGTGCCGTACGACCGCGCCGAGCGAGCCGACCGTGAGCGTCCGCCGCAACGGCGCAGCCGCTACAACGGCTACGAAGGGTACGAGACGTTCGGCGGCTACGACCGCTATGACCGCTACGACCGCCCCGACCTCGGCTACGAACCTCGCCGTGAACCTCCGCAGCAGCGGGGCAACGGCACCCATCACCCGGTGTCACGGGTGCGCTACCGGGGTGCGGAGGACGCCGACGAACGCGTCGAACACCGCCGACGTGCGCGCGGCAACGACGCCGACCGGTGGGAGTACGACATCTAGGCGACGGTCCGCAGGAACCGTCCCGCCGCGTCGACCGCGGGCGTTGAACTGCCGGCGTCGCTGACGAACACCGCGAGCGCGAGGTCGCCGGCGATGCCGACGAACCAGCCGTGCGCCCGCTGGTCGTCATTCTGGACGTTGATGTATTCCGCGGTTCCGGTCTTGCCGAGCAGCCCGGGGATGTCCTGGAGCTGACTGGCGGTGCCGTCGGTGATCGTCTCGCGCATCATCGCCTGCACCTGGTCGTCGATCTGCGCGGGCAGCGGTTCCGGGGTGCGGTCGGCGACCCCGGGTTGTCTCTCGACGATGGCCGGCGCCGGTACCGAGCCGTGCGCCAAGGTCGCGGCCACCAGCGCCATGCCGAACGGCGACGCCGTGACCTGCCCCTGACCGATGCCCTCCTCGACGCGCAGCGCCGACGACTCCGCGACGGGCACCGAACCGGTGACGGTGGTCATTCCCGGTGCCACATAGTCGATGCCCAGGCCGAGCTGCGCCGCGGCATCGGTGAGCGCGTCCGGCGGGAGGTTCACCGCGAGCCGGCCCATCGTGGTGTTGCAGGACCGGGCGAACGCGGTGTGCAGCGGCACCTGACCGAGCTCGAACTCGTCGTCGTTGGGGATCTGCCTGCCCTCGATGTTCTCGGTGCCGGGGCAGTTGACGATCGTGTCCGGCGTGACCTGCCCGGCCTGCAGCGCCGCCGAGACGGTCACCGTCTTGAACGTCGACCCGGGCGGGTACAGCCCGGTCAGGGCGATCGGCCCCTGCGCATCGGCCGGCGCGTTCTGCCCGACGGCCAGCAGGTTCCCGGTCGACGGCTGGATGGCCACGAGGGCGGCCGGGGTGCCCAGCGGCGCCAACGCGTCCTCGGCGGCCCGCTGCATGCCGATGTCGAGGGTGCTGGCGATGTCGCCGACGGGTTCGGCGTCCTGCCCGCCCACTCGCTGCGGCCCGGCGGACGTCTGGGCGGTCACTGCCCACCCGGCCGCGGCATCGGTGCGTTGCTGCCACAGATCGGCCAGCCCGGACAGCGTGGGCGAGGTCAGCGCGCGGTCGGTGGCCAGCAGCCGCAGTTGGGGCCGCAACGTCACGCCGGGCAGCGCCGTCAGCGCCGCCTCGATCGGAGTGAGGTCCTCCTCACGCAACGTGACGGCCGTGACGGGGGCACCGGCGGCGGCCCCCACATCGGCTGCCAGGGATTCGGCGGTGATGGTCGGGGCGATCGGGTTCAGCAACGCGGCAACCGCCGCGACGTCAGCGTCGGATGCCACGTCGACCAGCGTGACGACGTGCTGGGTCAGCAGCTCGGCACCGGTGCGGTCCAGCACCCGGGCGGCCGGTTGCGGCACGAGCGTCGAGTAGGCCAGCGGCCCGGCGTCCAACCCGGGCGCGACGACCGCCGGATCCCACCGGATCTTCCACTCCTGTCCGTCGGCGGTTGCCTCGCCGTCGGTGGTGTAGGTCCACTCGTGCGCGTCGTCAGGCCCGAACGTCCACGTCGCGCCGAGCGCGAACCCGCCTTCGGAGTCCACCGCGTGCACCCGATCGGGCCGGAAGGTGACGTCGCTGCCGAGACTGGCGAACAACTCGCCCAGCGTGGCCGACGCGGCGGCCGGGTCGGAAGTCAGGTCGGCGGCGGCGTCGGCGTCACCGCGGCTGAGGGCCTCGGCGAAGGAACGCACCGTCGCGTCGAGCCGGTCCTCGGCGTCGCTGCAGCCCGCGAGCACCATGGTGACCGCGAGGAGCAACGACATCGGCCAGCGCGCAGCCGCCCCGACGTGTCGCAGGCGCGCTCTTCTCGGATGTGTTCGGTGGGCGGATCTCACGTTCGACGAACGTACCCGCGCTCACTGACTAGTTACTGCGCGCCGGCCGGATCTCGCGGGGCAGAGCGAACACCAGCGTCTCGTTGGCGGTGGTCACCGGCTGCACGACGTCGTAGCCGTGTTCGGCGAGACGCTCGAGAACACCGCGGACCAGGATCTCGGGCACCGAGGCACCCGAGGTGACGCCGACGGTGGTCACGCCGTCGAACCAGCCCGGGTCGACGTCGTCGGCGTAATCCACCAGGTAGGAGGCGTCCGCGCCGGCACCGAGGGCCACCTCGACCAGCCGCACCGAGTTCGACGAATTGCGTGAGCCCACCACGATGACCAGCTCACATTCCGGGGCCATCGCCTTGACCGCCACCTGACGGTTCTGGGTGGCGTAGCAGATGTCGTCGCTGGGCGGATCCTGCAGCGTCGGGAACTTCTCCCGCAGCCGGCGCACGGTCTCCATCGTCTCGTCGACCGACAGCGTGGTCTGCGACAGCCAGATCACCTTGTCCGGATCACGCACGGTGACGCCGTCGACGGCGTCGGGGTTGTCGACCACCTGCACATGGTCGGGGGCTTCACCGGCGGTCCCGACCACTTCCTCGTGGCCCTCATGGCCGATGAGCAGGATGTCGTAGTCGTCGCGGGCGAATCGCTTGGCCTCGTTGTGAACCTTGGTGACCAGCGGGCAGGTGGCGTCGATGACCTGTAGGTCGCGTTCCTTGGCGTTGACGTGCACCGTCGGCGCGACGCCGTGCGCCGAGAACACCACGATCGCGCCCTCGGGCACCTCGTCGGTCTCGTCGACGAACACCGCACCGGCCGCGGCCAGGGTCTCGACGACGTGGCGGTTGTGCACGATCTCGTGGCGGACGTACACCGGCGCGCCGTGCTTCTCCAGCGCCCGCTCGACGGTCTCTACGGCCCGGTCCACACCGGCGCAGTATCCGCGAGGTTCGGCCAGCAGCACCCGCTTGCCCGTGACGCCACCGGCGACCGAGCCCAGCGCACTCTGGCTGGAGCCGGGGATCCCCATGTTGACAGTCGGTGGCATGGGTTCCAGGGTACTGATCGTCCCCGGTCGCCGCCCAGCCGTAGGCTGTGGCCATGGCAACTGCACCGTATGGGGTCCGGCTGCTCGTCGGGGCGGCGGCGACCGCCATCGAGGAAACCCGCAAGCTCCCCCAGACCATCTTGATGTATCCGATGACTCTGGCCAGCCAGGTGGCATCGCTGGTGATGAAGGTGCAGCAGGATGTCGCCGTCCTGGTGATCAAGGGTGACGAGACGCTGGAGACGTTCTTCCCACCCAAGGACGAGCAACCGGAGTGGGCCACGTTCGACGACGATCTGCCCGGCGGTTCGGCCGGCGGGGGCGACGTGGTGGATCTGCCGGTGCGCGAGGGCGCCCGCATGACCGAGGGCCGGTATGCGCTGTTCAGCAGCGAGCCGGAGACCCCGAGCGAGACCACGACCGAGCAGCCCGCCCCTGCGGATGTGCCCGAGATCGTCACTGAGCTCGAGTACGAATCGCTGACCCTGGCGCAGTTGCGGGCGCGGTTGACGTCGCTGCGCATCGGCGATCTGGAGGCCCTGCTGTCCTACGAGGAGGCCACCAAGGCTCGGGCGCCGTTCCAGACGCTGCTGGCCAACAGGATCACCCGCGCCTCCGCGAAGTGAGCGCGCCGGCGGGCTCGGCCCGATGACGGAGCCGCCTCAGGGGCAGTCGGCAGACAATCCGTTCCCGGTCCGTGGCGTGGCCATCCGGGTCGCGGGCTGGATCGACAAGCTCG is a window from the Mycolicibacterium poriferae genome containing:
- a CDS encoding DUF6542 domain-containing protein, producing MSGQRARPSVAADNRSAHPNIPGVPWWGAVLIAVVASAAGFAVDAGSGNGELTAVFATLFVLGCLAAVLAVRRNGLFTAVIQPPLILFVVVPGAYFLMHRDSIEGLKDILINCGYPLIERFPLMFFTSAAVLLIGLARWHLGQASGQPTGQSASRDDTGTASRPARGATAKAGRLPAMVAAVFGGRSAATATAAKAATTAKATGDEAPPRRRRQQDRRSASAQRSASRSARGDRQRSKPAARRPRPDETDIIEQVATDRPRRRRPRPEDAPPPDQRRRTRSTSAREPRRAAPDNDRRVPYDRAERADRERPPQRRSRYNGYEGYETFGGYDRYDRYDRPDLGYEPRREPPQQRGNGTHHPVSRVRYRGAEDADERVEHRRRARGNDADRWEYDI
- a CDS encoding penicillin-binding transpeptidase domain-containing protein, which encodes MSLLLAVTMVLAGCSDAEDRLDATVRSFAEALSRGDADAAADLTSDPAAASATLGELFASLGSDVTFRPDRVHAVDSEGGFALGATWTFGPDDAHEWTYTTDGEATADGQEWKIRWDPAVVAPGLDAGPLAYSTLVPQPAARVLDRTGAELLTQHVVTLVDVASDADVAAVAALLNPIAPTITAESLAADVGAAAGAPVTAVTLREEDLTPIEAALTALPGVTLRPQLRLLATDRALTSPTLSGLADLWQQRTDAAAGWAVTAQTSAGPQRVGGQDAEPVGDIASTLDIGMQRAAEDALAPLGTPAALVAIQPSTGNLLAVGQNAPADAQGPIALTGLYPPGSTFKTVTVSAALQAGQVTPDTIVNCPGTENIEGRQIPNDDEFELGQVPLHTAFARSCNTTMGRLAVNLPPDALTDAAAQLGLGIDYVAPGMTTVTGSVPVAESSALRVEEGIGQGQVTASPFGMALVAATLAHGSVPAPAIVERQPGVADRTPEPLPAQIDDQVQAMMRETITDGTASQLQDIPGLLGKTGTAEYINVQNDDQRAHGWFVGIAGDLALAVFVSDAGSSTPAVDAAGRFLRTVA
- a CDS encoding 4-hydroxy-3-methylbut-2-enyl diphosphate reductase — its product is MPPTVNMGIPGSSQSALGSVAGGVTGKRVLLAEPRGYCAGVDRAVETVERALEKHGAPVYVRHEIVHNRHVVETLAAAGAVFVDETDEVPEGAIVVFSAHGVAPTVHVNAKERDLQVIDATCPLVTKVHNEAKRFARDDYDILLIGHEGHEEVVGTAGEAPDHVQVVDNPDAVDGVTVRDPDKVIWLSQTTLSVDETMETVRRLREKFPTLQDPPSDDICYATQNRQVAVKAMAPECELVIVVGSRNSSNSVRLVEVALGAGADASYLVDYADDVDPGWFDGVTTVGVTSGASVPEILVRGVLERLAEHGYDVVQPVTTANETLVFALPREIRPARSN
- a CDS encoding lipid droplet-associated protein produces the protein MATAPYGVRLLVGAAATAIEETRKLPQTILMYPMTLASQVASLVMKVQQDVAVLVIKGDETLETFFPPKDEQPEWATFDDDLPGGSAGGGDVVDLPVREGARMTEGRYALFSSEPETPSETTTEQPAPADVPEIVTELEYESLTLAQLRARLTSLRIGDLEALLSYEEATKARAPFQTLLANRITRASAK